The genomic interval aaaaatgcataaaaaagaaaaaaacaatttgttgactccaatttagaggcaactTTCAACAACTTATCCCAACATTTCTCCTGAAGGGTAGCCTTGACAACTTGGTAGTATCAAAGCCAAACACCAAGACTTGATGATATACTAATTTAGAAAATCTTCCTTTCTGtcttattccttttttttttttctttttttttttcagttaagAAGACTAGCAATATGAGTGTTGAAGAAGGATGCTATTCCAAAAGGACACTAAACTGTTTGTTAATCTAAAATATCTAGCAATGGAGATAAATATCAATAAGCAAAAACATTGTTCCCCTGATAAGGAGTAAAAAGTGACTGCAACATTAGCCCTTGGGCTAAACAATCCAGGTTACAGCCATGCATTGGCTATCCTTCAGTAAAATTTATTACCAAATTTGAACAGTATATTTCATGCAGGTTTCTGCCTCTGATATCCTTCTCTAGAAGAGGCATGCACGTTCAAAGTATCGGTTCCTTAGCTCCAGAAATTCAAATAAACCCATTTGTCAAGAATGTCTATTAATGAGTTTTGTTCATAAACCTTATCTGATGCAGTTTCCCTAATCAATTAAAAGAAAGATGCAACTATAAGTCATGGCAAAGTTAGATGCAGTTTTGTTCATAAACCTTACCTGACGAGCAAGCCTCTTAGCACCAAGTGATTTGGCAACAACAGGCCAAAGTTCATCTCCAATTGAGTCCCATACTGGATCCTTGAAGGATGACACCGGTAGCACAACAATATCCCCTAGTAGCTCCCATCTGATGCAAACAAAAAATGGTAAATACAAAAGGTATTACAGTATAAGGGCAAGTTCTTGTGAAAATAATAGCCACCAAGAAACTCCTTTTGCAGCTCTGACCCAAAATTATGAATAGTAAGCATGAATTATGTAGACTAAATGCGGCATCTTATTGGTCCAGGGGCAACCAAAAGACaaagaaataattatatgaaacacAAACCTTGTTGGTAGTTGCCCTAAAAGCTCTGCTGGTAGACCTTTGTGTTTCACCAAAGAAGCTACAGCTTCACTCATCACTTTTAGAGGAGAAGTTGATATTTTCCTCAGTTTGACCTCATCTACATGTGTTGTTGCGCCAAATGCTATTAGAAGATTCAAGGCTGTTAAAGAGGTCAAATTGTTCAATACAACTGTATCTCCAGTAAATCTCTTATATGCGTGAAGGTCATTGATCATTTCACATGCTCCTGCAGGTTGATTTTGCCTATCACAGTATAAAGTAAGAAATTTTTGAGTGACAGGAAAACAAATATGCACTCCATCTTCCCTGGAATAGACCTTTCTACCAAGATCTAACCACTCAAACTTCTTTAAGATGTCCTTCCCCAGTTTGGCGTGTTTTCTCTCAAGTTTTAAAACCCAATGCGAATCAAGAAGCAAATTTTCACCATGATCAACATTTGTTCCTGGgaatttagttttaaaattcgGGTCAGGACATTCATTTGATATTTGTGCAATTCTGTTCTGTTGGATTTGAAACTCACTGTTCCCTTGCTTTAAAACCCCTTCATCTTTGTTAATTGCGTGCTTCACTCCAATTTCAGTAGGCACTGGGCTGCAGCCCAAAGACATCAAAGGAATTAGGTTCACTTTAGTTGGCTTACAAAATGTTGTTCCAAATGCATAACAAGAAGCCCCACCACCAACAACAACTAGATCATCACCAACAACACTAGCAGTGCAGCGTACAAAAAGATTTTTCCCAACAGAGTCGAGGATCACATGCTTCCACAAGCAGAGCTGCAAGTCAAGTAATGACAATTCTTCACAGTGTTGTCTGACAGGACATCCACCTATTATgcccaaataatttttataaacaaaCATGGAATGTGAAAACCTTGCATAGGGAGCTTGGCCAGCCACTGTTTCCTTTTTCCATAAACATGTTTGCGTATCAAAACTATAAAAGTCACCCAGTGCTTTCTCTCCATCAAATCCTCCAAACATAAATAACTTAGATCCAGATGCCACCATGGTGTGTGAATGACGAGCACACGGCCATTCTCCATGGATATGTATCTCATTCCACTCTAAACTGAATGTGTCAAGGACATAGAGTGCTGAAGAGACCAAATCACCATTAAGTCCcccaaatacatatatttttgaatctgtAACTGTTGCTGCATGCCGATGCCTGTATAGAATCAAACTAAGTTAACTGTTTAAACACTTATAAAAACAATTTCTTGAGCATGATTACATATTCATGAACAGAAGGGCAATGTCCAATCTTTTAAAGATATTCAAGGATACAAAATTACTTTACATCTGACTTGACAAGTGACTTTGAATATTCCTttcttttaagtatttgatTCTGGAATGGTTTGTACTGACAAAAAAAGGAAGTGATCTCAACAGACATAAGATTTGGAAACATCACTAAGATTAAATTCTATCTAGGGAGAAGTAGTCATGACGCAGATGATATAACTACCAGCATACTGAAAGGGGTAAACAACCATAGAATTATGTAAACTTAAAGACATCAACCTTGGAGGGAATACAGTGCCTGTACACTCCAGTAACTTCCAATCACCCTTTGCTGCATCAAGGGCCCAAACATCATTCAAAATATTCACTGGATCAGCCCTGCCTCCAATAAGAAACATTAGATCTCCCACCATAGAAGAAGTGTGACCCAACCGTGGACATGGAGCCTTCTGGATGCTGATGGTTTTTAACTTACCCCACAATGAGTCAAGTAGTAAAGAGTCATTTCTTCGTGAATGTCTTCCCATGCCTCCAAAACCACCAAAAATGAGAACCTTTGTGTTATCTAAATCATCCAATGTACAGGCAGAGTGACCCCAAAGAAAAAGCTTCTCAAGAGGTTCACCATCAATCATCATCTGAACCACGGGTAGATGGATATCAAAATCCCCTGAAGGCCCTGCCAATGATTTAAAGATTCAGATTTCCTGTGACATTAAAGGAAAGTGTCCTGCAATCAAACATGTATTAGTATGTTACAGTTCTGTCATTGCATCATTACACCCAAAGCAGTGAAGAGGAACACCATATGACATATCAAGTATAAGCATTTAAGATTCACAGGTACTCAGCACATTATGCCAGAATTGtagattttaagttttttagattaattatagtttaagtaaacatcaaatatttgaaatttgataTGCATAACTGGTAGTCCAATATAACATTAGGATCAATTCACTTCACATAAGCTATTTAAGATAAgagtaaaaatgtatttatttgtaattagaacAGATTTTGAATTCTTCTTTTTGTTGAGGGTGGAGGTAGAGGggaaattttttattcttttccctCTTATGAGTTCATCTGAGGGAATAAAAATACAACTATTATGTCTCACTGAATtttccaaattgaaaatcaatatCCTGGCCTCAGAATTGCAGCTGGGTTTAGATACTCACATTTAGTTGTTATTTGAAATGATGAGTCAAAATCAAGATCAAAACGAACAAAGATTAAAAATTGCAACTGCCAGGCCAGACTCAAGCCATCCAAAAGATGACCTTATGGTTGGTTTGCTCTTTCTTCAAAAATCAAcgttctttcaaaaaaaaactGCAGTTTGTGCATATACATCATGCTAGTGACCAGACAGAGTCATACAACCCAAAGCCTGTTCATTCATAATGGAATTATGATTTAAACATCGAGAAACTTACAACCAAAAGCACTAAAAGGGATGTTCTCAGTGCACAAGCTCCCTGCTTTAAGAGGGTCCTGGGAGGGTCGTATTTGTACACAGCATTGCCCTTGCTCTGTTTTGCAGAAGATAttattttcacaactcaaacccATAACCTTTCAGTCAAAAAGGAGTAGCTTTACCATCACTATCATGGCTTGCCCTCAGATACTAGAAAGCACTAtcctattaaatttaaaacttggtAAAGATGAAATGATCAGTTACAAAAATGAGTGGCTAAAGAATTCACATGATACAAACACTATGAATGatgaaatcaaattcaaaacttGATAACGAAGAAGATATTAGTTACCAAAACGAGCGCCGTTTGCCACAATTCTTTCTGAATGCATATCTCCATTTTTCAACACATTCACATCGCCACCAGAATTCAAAGCCCCAATCCTTATCAAGCCATCCTCCTTGCCAGCATATTCTTCTCCTTTCACAAACACCCTTTCACCGGACCCTCCGATTCCCGGCCCGCCAAACCCGTTGCTCAACAACGCGTTTAGAAAACCATCAGTTCGTCGCTTATTAGCCTCCATTTTCTCGTTGGCTATATCCACAAGGAGCCTAACATACTCCGGCGACACGAAAATCCGGTCGCTGTCTCCCAGCGGCACCTCCAGGCGAATCGAGCACCTGATCGCGAGGATCACTCTTTTTCCGGCGCTAGTAATCCCCGACTCTCGAAACCCGCAAGAGATGGCCAAAGAAACGAACGACTGAGCCGAGGAAACGTCCTTCGCCTCGACAGCGATAATTAGGGGTTCAAACCGGAAAACGAGGTTGGACAAGTGAGGTTGAGGTGACGGCGAGCCAAGCGAGTTGGGGGGGAAGAGGAGGTTGAGGACCGAGTCGGGGTCGGCAGGGTCGTGAGTTATGAAGACCCACTGGCCGCCTTTGGAAGCTTTCTTCTTGGCGGCGGCGGAGGAGTGGGAGAAGATGGAGATACGGCCGGAGCAAGAGCTGGTGGTGAAAAAAGATGGGTGGCAATTTATGGTGCGAAGGAGTGGGATTATCGGAACGTCTACGGTGCCCTTCGGAGATTTGTCCGGTTCCGGTGAAGATATTGAAGCCAAAGTCGCTGCTTTCCTCTTCTCGAACTCCATTTTTCCTCTCGAGCAGAGCAGAGCAGAGAGGAACGACCCGTAGGCATGGGGTGAAGTAAAATTGAAAGTGGGCTGGGCCAGAGGCCCACTTCCACTGGCTAGATGATTGTTTTAATCTTCCAGCCCACTTTGGATTTGGACGCTGAGTAAAGTTTAGAAAGAACGTCAAGTGAAAAGCAAATGTTGAAAGGTAGTTCtatcttattatgatttttaatattattattttttatttttaagaatataaacaTCATTTAGATTTGTCttccatattaaaaaaaatatatgtatcgttttattgttttaaaaaaaattgtgacaatgttttttaaaataatttttttttaaattttactttttcaattttatcgTCGTCGTAAGAatttagtataaaaaataaactacaaTCAAACTATCAAACATAAAAGATTTACGTGAAAACccaaattaagaaaaatcaaagacagaaagaacaaaatatcactatgatgatATTGGACATCTACTTATAAATCTATCActcatctataaatatatacaaaaacgATTTATATCACTCATCTATCACTATGATGATATTGGACACCTACgatggtatttttatttttcctttggCTAAATCAAACCTAAATTTGAGTTCAACCAACTCTCACTAGTGATAGAGAGAAAGACCAATCGATAACTCCATGAATTTGTGCACCACAGATAAAAGATAAACACAATTCAAACAACGTTTGAGTGATTAACACAATTCATAACACACTTTTACTGGACGAACGGTGAGTGATTAATACAATTCATAAGAATCATAACACACTTGCTGGACGTACATCTTAACAAGAACAAATATCACTTTTCATGTATTTACATGAAACCATCAAATTAATTAAGCCAGCAATACATGAACATGAATGGAGtggcatcatcatcatcattcaGAGCCTGGCAAACCATACTTGGAAGTACAGTACTTCTCAATCTCTTCTTCTGTTCTCCCTGGAATTCTCCCAGCAATCAGAGACCACCTGCTTGATTAGCACAGCACACCCtaattaatcaaattgaaattataCAGCAAACTTAAACTTAACACCAAGCACAAACCTCCTTCCAACAAGCCTAAACATCCTAGCTATGAGCATCTCCTCATCTTCAGAGAATTCTGGCTTATTGGAATTAGTTTCACTTCTTGCCCCTGAAGGGACAGCAAACCAGCAAAATCATCAAACACAATAATGGATACATACCCTTAAAAGAGTTGAGTCATGACCATCTCTGAACTGACTTAAAAGAGTTGGAATGGATACATACCCTTTTCATCATCCTTGGAGTCCTCTTCAGAGGACTGGTTCTGGCCGTCCATTTGCAGAGGAAGTGGCGGTGGTGTGCGGAGTGGTGTGTAGATTTGAAGGCTGCGGGAAGTGGTTTGACTTGACGACAATGGGAGACTGGTAGTTGCATGGCACTGATGGGGTTGTTGGAGAAGCACACTACTGTTGCTGGGCCTGGGCATGGGCATGGGGCTGCCCTGCACTTTCACCCTGGAATCAACCAGCACAGTCAAAGCCTTGTGAGCAACAGATATATAATCGTCATCTCTGCCCAATCCCCTTCTCTCTCCATATAATGGAGGTACTCATTGGCattaaattacattaaatggGTGTCCTCCTCTTCCACAAACTGTATATTTGCTGCTTTAATTTCCTGCTACTTCTGTCCAATAGACTTTTCAATTGGTCCCACTCCCATTTGACAATCTTTTCAAtggaaaatctttttttttttttttcgtaagTACCTTGCTATTTGGGTAAAATCTACCCggataaaattatctttttttatcattttaattattgatattagaataattatgtcatttaatatatatttttttaccaaCGATACCCTTCCggtcacaattcaaaatttcattctctcttctttattaaatttaaattttagtctctcatctgatttaatgaatttttagaatcccAAGAGTCACAATGACTTTAAATACGGATCATTCTACTTTGTTCGAATTGGTTGATACACGAAATCACTAAAaacatcaaataacaaaaatattagtaatGAAACCCGCCTAGTAATTCAGGCAAGCCCCAATTTAGATGCAGTCCGCTTGCATCAGATGCAATTCGCCAGCGTCCCAACCGGGATGTAGCTATTGCATCTAAGATGCAGTCCGCCAGCACTGCATCTGGCGGATTGCATCTTAGATGCAGTATGCAATCCGCCAGATAACGAACTGCATCATCTGGCAAACTACATCTTCGGCCTAGTGTGGGCAGACTTCAACATAGATGAAGTTTGCCCGTTCAATTCGAGACAAGACGACAATTTCAAGAtgaagatatttttatcatttgatatcTTTAGTCATCCCGTACATCAATCAATTCGGATAAAGTAAAATAAGctatgaatgaaataaaataaaagaagaatgcAAAGAGAATACATTAATTATAGTCAATGTTGTGCTGCCACCTAAGTGTCATGAttgtcattattcattttcataactaattttttttgttttataaatgTGCAGCTTTAATATGTTGGGCAGTAGTTTTAAGCAGGAGTTTTAGGAAGAGAAACATATGAGTGAAgagttagaatttttataaggttaaaattgcctttctattttgtttaatataattaaaatattataaaataatataaaataagtattaaatgcctTTCTATCCAGATAaattctatccaaatagatttATCGTTTTCATAAaactagataatttttttttggcaggAATTTCATTCCTATCCCCATACTTTTCTCTCACTCTCCATTAGACTTGCAATCAAATGGAGTCAAGTCGAGACAAGCTTCATTAAATTCAGATTTGActcctaaattaatttttaggcTCTTTAAATTAAACTTGAGTTCGAACTCAAATGACTGCTAACATGCTTGAAATTAAACTCgtcataatttattattttatttaaatttaatttattattttattttactatatagattatattatattaaatgattaaattaatatatataataattttaaacatattcaatttaattatattattataataatttaaattataataattttatattaaataatatattaaaaatttataaataaacatattaatGTAATTTATAAACCAACTTGCATGACCTATTCACGAAAATTTTAaggcttaatgcattttttagtccttgaactaatcaaaaaaatagttttaagatatcaactaaattgtgttcactattcatccctaaacaaaataattttctacatttttaGTCCTTACCTTAACGATCGTTAAAAAAGGCATTAAATTCGCCTCGTTAGCACTGTCACGTCACCACAcactcatatatttatatatatatatacacacacctaGCCATGGTCGCTGCCACAGTTGGGCTTCTCGACGGCGGCCATGGGTTCCCTGACCCTACCGTCGAGGAGCTCAGCTGTGGCGGCGGCCATGGTcgcaagaaagagaaagagagtgagtgGGGGGCATATGCACCCACTCGCTCAACTGGAGATGCTAAGGAGTGCTGCTGTGAAGATCATGGCGGCCCACTTGACCAGATCCGAGCTGTCGCTTCGTCGAGAGGTGGTGAGCTATATGCTAGACTCAGACTCGCATGGGTTCAGCATGCGGAAGTGGTGGCCGGGGTGGATGACGTGGTGAAGTAGGTGAACAACACGTGGTGCTGGTACACGCCTTGGTGGTGATGCTAGTGTGGTACCCAGTCGGACTTGATCATCCCCGTCTTGGCATTCTACGTGTTTGTGGTGGGAGCGTGGAATTACAGGTTTTGGGAGAGGGAGCTGTTGACCCAGTTCGATTTGAAGTTGTCGATGGCGGAGGCCATTGATAGAGACAAGCTGGAGGATGAGTTCAATGGGATGTCAAGCGGGAGCGAGAACGAAGTTATGAAAGCGAGGAACGACAAGCTGAGGAACATTGGGGGGAGTTTACAGACGGTGCTGGGGACATTGCGACGGAAAAGGAAAGGGTGCAAGCGCTGGTGACCTGGAGGGACTTGAGGGCGACCGTATATTTGTGGGGCTATGCTTGTTGGTGGTGCTGCTACTGTACATGGTGTCATCGAAGATGGTGGCCATGGCGTCTGGGTTttattatgtaatattaatatattatatttagtaGAGGTAATTTTGTTGGCTAAGCACATACTTAGCATTCAAGCTTAGgtgttattaatttaatcattcacACCTCACCCAGCAATTCACACCTCACCCAGCAAGCTCAGCATTTTAATTTGTGGGATTGACTAATAATGACTGATTAATTAATAGGGAAGATTGAAAGTGACACTGCCTAGCAAGTCTGATTGACGTGGCGTGTTGATGAGGTAAATTTAATACCTCTTTTAACGGCCGTTAACGTAGGACTAAAAgtgtagaaaattattttgttcagtGATGAATAGTGAACACAATTTAATTGATATctttaaagtcatttttttgattagttcagggactaaaaaatatattaagccaaattttaattgagtttatGAATCTCTAATTGAAcatatttatgaattttaataaattgagatttatttaattttaatttgattaatttataaaataatttttaaaataaatttaaattcaatttatttatcttaacgAACTAACTTGAAcaaatttttatagaattaaacATCAAGTCGCTATTGAATAAAATGACTCATTTGAAACCTTACCCCCATTCTGTATCCAATCAGACGTAAAATGATCGTTTCCTAGTTAAAGAGAATAAAGGttgaaaaatgattaaaaaatattttatattattttcaactaCAAAACACTTAACCCATTCAtaattaagattattttataattaagaataatgTGTAATAAACGTAGTTTAGAATCATCAagatatgtatataatatatatatatatataatttggccgtgcaatttatatttaaaggagaaaattatagcattaattaattcaattatctCAACTACTCATTGAATATGGAGAAGTATcatatttttagaataataaaaatagaaataaaatccttttttttttttaaatcaagaaTTGTTCAACCTGAGGGCGCGGTTAATAAAATAGCCCTCTTTCTCTTTCTGGTTCAATCGGCGGCGGGAAGCCCATGTTTTCCATCTTCGTCGGCCAACGGAACGGGAACGAGGCTGCGGGAAAACAGAGGGGTGTCGGAGGGTCATACTGGAAATCCGGGGATAGAACCTTCCCACTCGATGAGTGGATAAATCCCGTCCTCGGGCTGTCCCAATTTCAAGTCGAGGTCGATAGCCTGTTCAGCGGAAGGATTGAGCGGTCGGGCCGGTCTTCTTCGTATTGAAGGAGGGGCCGGCCTCCTCCCCCTGATCCACTCTTCTTTTTCTCGACGATGACTCAGGATTGGATAAGCCTTCGTCTTCATCTTGCTCGTCCTTAGAACTGCAGAAAAGAATAACAGGAAATCCGAAAAGAGCACTGACGGCAAGGGGAGTCGCCGGTCTACGGTaagttcttctctctcttctctctctctctctctctcgcgcgcgcgcgcgcgcgcaggcACACAACACTTTCTGtgtacaaacacacacacacacacacacacagaagcTTCTTGATTGTCTTCTCTTCTATTCTCCGACGACCCTCTATCACCGCCCAATTTCTCATTTCACACACTGTTGGTAGCCGCACTGGTGGTGGACTAGGGCTAGGCCAGCAGCTTTCTAGCTTGAAGAACGAGGGCTTGGCTCTTGGGCTGGTTCACTATGGTTGGAGTTGGGCTTGCTCTTTAAATGTGTTCGGCTGGTCCTTTTGTGTCTGGACCTATTAGTTGTCAGGTGgagaaaatataatattgaatGTAACGCTGATTT from Diospyros lotus cultivar Yz01 chromosome 8, ASM1463336v1, whole genome shotgun sequence carries:
- the LOC127808257 gene encoding transcription factor CPC-like codes for the protein MDGQNQSSEEDSKDDEKGARSETNSNKPEFSEDEEMLIARMFRLVGRRWSLIAGRIPGRTEEEIEKYCTSKYGLPGSE
- the LOC127807499 gene encoding tRNA wybutosine-synthesizing protein 2/3/4 isoform X1, with translation MEFEKRKAATLASISSPEPDKSPKGTVDVPIIPLLRTINCHPSFFTTSSCSGRISIFSHSSAAAKKKASKGGQWVFITHDPADPDSVLNLLFPPNSLGSPSPQPHLSNLVFRFEPLIIAVEAKDVSSAQSFVSLAISCGFRESGITSAGKRVILAIRCSIRLEVPLGDSDRIFVSPEYVRLLVDIANEKMEANKRRTDGFLNALLSNGFGGPGIGGSGERVFVKGEEYAGKEDGLIRIGALNSGGDVNVLKNGDMHSERIVANGARFEQGQCCVQIRPSQDPLKAGSLCTENIPFSAFGWPSGDFDIHLPVVQMMIDGEPLEKLFLWGHSACTLDDLDNTKVLIFGGFGGMGRHSRRNDSLLLDSLWGKLKTISIQKAPCPRLGHTSSMVGDLMFLIGGRADPVNILNDVWALDAAKGDWKLLECTGTVFPPRHRHAATVTDSKIYVFGGLNGDLVSSALYVLDTFSLEWNEIHIHGEWPCARHSHTMVASGSKLFMFGGFDGEKALGDFYSFDTQTCLWKKETVAGQAPYARFSHSMFVYKNYLGIIGGCPVRQHCEELSLLDLQLCLWKHVILDSVGKNLFVRCTASVVGDDLVVVGGGASCYAFGTTFCKPTKVNLIPLMSLGCSPVPTEIGVKHAINKDEGVLKQGNSEFQIQQNRIAQISNECPDPNFKTKFPGTNVDHGENLLLDSHWVLKLERKHAKLGKDILKKFEWLDLGRKVYSREDGVHICFPVTQKFLTLYCDRQNQPAGACEMINDLHAYKRFTGDTVVLNNLTSLTALNLLIAFGATTHVDEVKLRKISTSPLKVMSEAVASLVKHKGLPAELLGQLPTRWELLGDIVVLPVSSFKDPVWDSIGDELWPVVAKSLGAKRLARQGQVAPTGTRDSTLEILVGKNGWVDHRENGILYSFDSTKCMFSWGNLSEKVRMGHLDCRHEVIVDLFAGIGYFVLPFLVRANAKLVYACEWNPHAVAALRRNLHVNSVMDRCIILEGDNRVEAPKGVADRVCLGLLPTSEGSWVTAVRALRSEGGILHVHGNAKDSEEGLWADHVLKSIYDISRSEGHSWEISIEHVERVKWYAPHIRHLVLDVRCKSIHS
- the LOC127807499 gene encoding tRNA wybutosine-synthesizing protein 2/3/4 isoform X2, whose product is MEFEKRKAATLASISSPEPDKSPKGTVDVPIIPLLRTINCHPSFFTTSSCSGRISIFSHSSAAAKKKASKGGQWVFITHDPADPDSVLNLLFPPNSLGSPSPQPHLSNLVFRFEPLIIAVEAKDVSSAQSFVSLAISCGFRESGITSAGKRVILAIRCSIRLEVPLGDSDRIFVSPEYVRLLVDIANEKMEANKRRTDGFLNALLSNGFGGPGIGGSGERVFVKGEEYAGKEDGLIRIGALNSGGDVNVLKNGDMHSERIVANGARFGPSGDFDIHLPVVQMMIDGEPLEKLFLWGHSACTLDDLDNTKVLIFGGFGGMGRHSRRNDSLLLDSLWGKLKTISIQKAPCPRLGHTSSMVGDLMFLIGGRADPVNILNDVWALDAAKGDWKLLECTGTVFPPRHRHAATVTDSKIYVFGGLNGDLVSSALYVLDTFSLEWNEIHIHGEWPCARHSHTMVASGSKLFMFGGFDGEKALGDFYSFDTQTCLWKKETVAGQAPYARFSHSMFVYKNYLGIIGGCPVRQHCEELSLLDLQLCLWKHVILDSVGKNLFVRCTASVVGDDLVVVGGGASCYAFGTTFCKPTKVNLIPLMSLGCSPVPTEIGVKHAINKDEGVLKQGNSEFQIQQNRIAQISNECPDPNFKTKFPGTNVDHGENLLLDSHWVLKLERKHAKLGKDILKKFEWLDLGRKVYSREDGVHICFPVTQKFLTLYCDRQNQPAGACEMINDLHAYKRFTGDTVVLNNLTSLTALNLLIAFGATTHVDEVKLRKISTSPLKVMSEAVASLVKHKGLPAELLGQLPTRWELLGDIVVLPVSSFKDPVWDSIGDELWPVVAKSLGAKRLARQGQVAPTGTRDSTLEILVGKNGWVDHRENGILYSFDSTKCMFSWGNLSEKVRMGHLDCRHEVIVDLFAGIGYFVLPFLVRANAKLVYACEWNPHAVAALRRNLHVNSVMDRCIILEGDNRVEAPKGVADRVCLGLLPTSEGSWVTAVRALRSEGGILHVHGNAKDSEEGLWADHVLKSIYDISRSEGHSWEISIEHVERVKWYAPHIRHLVLDVRCKSIHS